A window of Clostridium novyi genomic DNA:
ATGATATAAAAGGTATGGATTATGTAAAAACATCAAAAATACTAAAAGAGGAGTCAAATAGATTAAAATATATAGACTTGGTTTTAGTTGATAAAGAAGGTGTAATTCATTTTCATGATGGTACAACTTATTCAATAGATTTAAAAAATAAAGATATAATTATAGATTATATAAGAAAAGCTTTTAAAGGAAAATCATCGGTATCAAATCCAATAACAAATAAACAAGGAAGAGTTATGTTTTCAATAGCTACACCTATATTTGATGACAGTCATAATGTACAAGGTCTATTACTAGCTAATTTAGATATAGCTCAAATAAATGAACTTATTCAACGTTGTAATATTTATGAAAATGGAAGTGTATTTGCTATAGATAAAGATGGTAATATAGTAGCTAATAAAAATCTTAATTATATATTAAACAAAGAAAATTTCATAAAAAAAGCTGAGAAAGATAATAAATATAAGGAAATAGCTAGTGTAGAAAAGAAAATGATTAAAGGAGAAATTGGAGTTGAAGAATTTAAGTTTAATAATAAGAAGAAGATAATAGCTTTTTCACCAGTAAATAATGTTGATTGGTACATAGGAATACAACAATCATTAGATGAAGTGTTATTGAGTTGTAGAACTCTTAGAAGAATACTTATAGTACTATCTATAATAGGAATATTAATAGGAATATTAGTATCTATTTTAATAGCAAAAAATATAACTAATGCTTTAAAACATATAACTAAATATACTAGTGAACTTGCCAACTACAATTTGTCATATAATATAGACATTAAAAGAAATGATGAAATCGGGCAAACTATAGAAAAACTTAATTTTGCAAAAAAATCTATTAAAAAAGTAATAGATAGTGTAAAAGACAAGTGTATTACAAATGTAGAAAACAATAATAAAGCTAGAAACTTAATAGAAAAGATAGTTATGCAAATAGATTCCATAGTATTAGCTTCAGAAAAGATTAATAGTGACATGGAAGAAAATCTAACCTTCGTAGAAGAGGTTACAACAAGTTCTGATGTTATAAAAGATGAGCTTGTAATTGTAAAAGAAAAAATGAATAATGGAATTAATATAATAAAGAATATAAATGAAAAAGCAGATATTGTTAGACAAGAAAGTATAGATGCTAAAAAAGATATAGTTGATTTATATAAAGGGATTAAATTAAAATTAGAAGATGCTTTAAATGAAGGCGAGTCTGTTAAAAAGATATCTGTTATGGCAGAAACTATCTTAAATATATCTAAAAATACAAATCTGTTAGCATTAAATGCTGCAATAGAAGCTTCAAGAGCAGGAGAGGCAGGAAAAGGTTTTGCTGTTGTTGCAGAAGAAATAAGAAAACTTGCAGAAAAATCATCTGAGTCTGTAGAGTTTATACAAGGAACAGTAAGTAAAGTTTTTAATAGTGTTCAATTACTGGGAAATGTTTCGAAAGATATAATTAATATTATGGAAAATAAAGTTGTGCGTGATTATGATAATTTAGTAGATATAAGTAATCAGTATAAAGAAGATGGAAAAAGTATAGAAAATATAATACTAGAAATAAATAACTTAAGTAATAATATTTCTGAAAGCATGTTAGAAATAATTAGTGCTATGAATTCAATTTCAAATTCTACAAATAATATAACTAATGAGACTAATAGGATAGTTAAAAGCATTGGAGATATGAATGAAAATATCTCTGAAGTTGAAGAAATGAGTAAGAATAATAGTAAAGAATTAATTTCTTTAAAAAATGATGCTTATAAATTTAAATAAATATAAAATAAAAAACCTGAAATTAATTTCAGGTTTTTAAATTCTAATAAAATAAATTATAGAATAGTGATGTTTTCAGCTTGAGGACCTTTAGCTCCTTCAACAACGTCAAAAGAAACGTTTTGACCTTCATCTAAAGTTTTGAATCCTTCTCTGTTGATTTGAGAGAAGTGAGCAAATACGTCATTTCCTTCTTCTGTAGTTATGAATCCAAATCCTTTTTCTGCATTAAACCATTTAACTGTACCTGTCATAGTTCGTACCTCCGAAATTTTTATTTCCTTTAATTCTTTGTAAAAATAAATATTTAATAAAAATTTCGAAATTTATATATAATTAAGATATTCTTAGTTTTATATAATCTCAAAAACATTAATAATAAATAATTTACTTCTGAATCAAGGTGACTTATCTATTTCATTATATACTATATTAGAAAAAATGCAAGTGTTTTTTTTATAGTATTAAAAAAATAATAAAATAGTTATACATATTATACATATATAATAGCAATTATATTAAAAATAAATTTAAGCATATCATATATATTATATTAGGTTTATGGTATTATTAATTGATTTATAGTAAATAAAAATATATTTTAAAAGTGAGAGGTAAATTTAAATTATGAATTTTAAAGAACTAGGAATTAGTGAAGATACAATAAAAGTTTTAAAATCCCAAGGAATAACAGTACCAACACCAATTCAAGAAAAAA
This region includes:
- a CDS encoding methyl-accepting chemotaxis protein, whose protein sequence is MIKFTKGLFFKITSNLLCLVTIICISMVGISYCLSSKQIVNNKEIELSQAARQTSNLVSATLGKDIKAMEAIAERYDIKGMDYVKTSKILKEESNRLKYIDLVLVDKEGVIHFHDGTTYSIDLKNKDIIIDYIRKAFKGKSSVSNPITNKQGRVMFSIATPIFDDSHNVQGLLLANLDIAQINELIQRCNIYENGSVFAIDKDGNIVANKNLNYILNKENFIKKAEKDNKYKEIASVEKKMIKGEIGVEEFKFNNKKKIIAFSPVNNVDWYIGIQQSLDEVLLSCRTLRRILIVLSIIGILIGILVSILIAKNITNALKHITKYTSELANYNLSYNIDIKRNDEIGQTIEKLNFAKKSIKKVIDSVKDKCITNVENNNKARNLIEKIVMQIDSIVLASEKINSDMEENLTFVEEVTTSSDVIKDELVIVKEKMNNGINIIKNINEKADIVRQESIDAKKDIVDLYKGIKLKLEDALNEGESVKKISVMAETILNISKNTNLLALNAAIEASRAGEAGKGFAVVAEEIRKLAEKSSESVEFIQGTVSKVFNSVQLLGNVSKDIINIMENKVVRDYDNLVDISNQYKEDGKSIENIILEINNLSNNISESMLEIISAMNSISNSTNNITNETNRIVKSIGDMNENISEVEEMSKNNSKELISLKNDAYKFK
- a CDS encoding cold shock domain-containing protein, with protein sequence MTGTVKWFNAEKGFGFITTEEGNDVFAHFSQINREGFKTLDEGQNVSFDVVEGAKGPQAENITIL